Within Montipora foliosa isolate CH-2021 chromosome 3, ASM3666993v2, whole genome shotgun sequence, the genomic segment CTGCGGACAGTGTTATAACGAATTTCAATCGATGAACACTTGCAATCGTTCTTTTTCGTCTTTGTCTCATCCATCTTTCTTGATCCATCTCCCGTCGAATTTTCTGCCACAAAACTCTCTCGATTTCTTCTCGACACTCTTTTCCTCTTGTAGTCGCCACGACTGAAGTCATCGTAGTTTGCTGGATTTATTGCCCAAAAGTGTCCCTTACCGTTCGGAGAGCGACCCATTTTAACAAAGCAGTCATTCAGAGACAAGTTGTGCCGGATAGAGTTCCTCCATCCCGGTCCTCGATTCCTGAAGTATGGGTAGTGTGTTTGTATGTAATCATAGATGTCACTTAAGACAAGTTTCTTCAGTGGAGAGCTGAGAATTGCCTTTCCAATGAGACTAATATATGACTGCGTTGGTTTGTCTTCATTTTTGCTGCGATGGGGTAGGCCTTGAAAGGCAGACTGACAATAAAGGTTAGCATGAGCGGTCAATGCTCTCATGTCCTTGTCGCGATGAAGTGAAGACAGGTCTGGATTGATAAAAGTGGCTCCTAAATGAGGCACATTGTATGGAGAAACTGGAAAAGCAATTGTTGGTGGAAGATAAAACCTGCTAGGGGTCAGGATAGCAGAGAGGAATCTGCTCTGTACAGGCTCAAACCTTGAAGCAATGATTGAATTTGCCGACTTCATAATATGTCTCTCGCGGGTTAATTACAAGAGCACAAATGAATATACCAGGAGTGAACAAGCTATTTATATCGGACTGAAGCCTGGGTAATTTCCTTTACAGTTGCTTATGTTTGgagctgtttttgttttacagTTGGTGTATAATGATTCAATTTTGTAAAATCCAGgtgttttaaaaacaagtttGACTGAAAATAGATACAATATGGTCAAGTGGAATAAGTTTCGAAACAGTTTAGTGGTCAAGCAGATGGCACACTTAAGACTTGTCCACTTCATCTAGAACACCCTAGTAACTAATCCACGCCTTAATTTCCATACATGAAAGAAAGAGTTGCTTTTTAGCAGAAGGCTAGTCGTAGCTAGGCAGTTTTTCTTATAAGCTTCGTATACTAAATAAACTCGTATCTCCTGATAAACATAAACAAACCAGTGAAATAATTCGCAGCTGTCCAACCTTATCATAAACTGTCAAGGAATTGATACGTTT encodes:
- the LOC137995767 gene encoding fork head domain-containing protein L1-like — protein: MKSANSIIASRFEPVQSRFLSAILTPSRFYLPPTIAFPVSPYNVPHLGATFINPDLSSLHRDKDMRALTAHANLYCQSAFQGLPHRSKNEDKPTQSYISLIGKAILSSPLKKLVLSDIYDYIQTHYPYFRNRGPGWRNSIRHNLSLNDCFVKMGRSPNGKGHFWAINPANYDDFSRGDYKRKRVSRRNRESFVAENSTGDGSRKMDETKTKKNDCKCSSIEIRYNTVRSTSEAEKRGFYRKTLLYKKD